The sequence aattttttacgtaagcattattttatttttattttatatgtactcacataattatatatactacatatttatatttgatttcttaaaaaaataaaatcgtatctattttttaaaatattacttttcaaaaaaaattaagcaattaaatatatttgatatcAGATTCGGTTAGTTAGTGTCATAGacattgaatatatatatttttaaattttatataggAAATTATTGGAAAACCTTTTAAAAATGGGCTTATTAAGAGATTTCTATAATATTTTGATCTTGAAAAGATATTCGATTGTtttttcatgtaaaaatcaaaagTAGATATTTTTtgcttttataaaaaaaatattagtgcttttatttatatatagtaaaaacaaaagaaaataattatatttatatagcaGATATGTGATTATCtaaagttttaaatatttttatttattaattttcggATTCATGGTccttagaatttaataaatatagtaAACTAGTTTTTACCCTAACATTTAACCATAAATTCTTATAACTAAGAGACTCCGGAGAATTTTTAAGAAGCACTTTTAGATTATAGTTAGATGAAAGTGTTTTGAAGTGTTTGTGAAAATCATATCGTTAAAAAATTTGTCATATTCCACAATCACTCTCaatcattttatattttgatagtcttgtttttataatttacatttccaggtttatttatttattaagtaTTTTGTTAATCTATACaagttttttcatttattttttatttttattaaatcttatataaattttcaaacattAATGTCATAAAAAggtaaattaattttgaaacaaaatattcaaaatttaataataattatataaatatattgttatgatatgaatattaaaataaagataatttaaaaaaagtaaatgcTATATATGTTAAAGGATATTGTTGTAATTTTAAACATTCAAACTTTAACTTGTATtagttttatgattttattttcgaACACTCTCAactttcacaaaaactcttgtgagacggtctcagaGATCAATTTCGTCAgtcaaatatcttattttggtcatccatgaaaaatattaatttttatgttaatagtattactttttttgtgaatattggtaagTTTGACTcctctcacaaataaaaattcgtgagaccgtctcacaagatacctactcattTACTTTTGTTTCTCGtctattttcaaaaaatctctaaaaaaaattacactttaaataaacaaatgtcaaaaactctaatttttttaagagtaaaaatatttatttgaaatgttTAGAGAGAAAAATTTGTAAGACtgactaaaaatatatttttcccaTTGTTTGAAGAATGATGCTATATGTACATCCATATTTGTACATCAATTTGTAcaatacaaaaaattcaatgcaaaaattcaatttgtcaaaatctcactatacattgaatacaaaatatcgcgatataatagtaaaatctcactatatattgaatacaaaatatcgcgatataatagtaaaatctcactatatattgaatacaaaatatCGCGATATAATAGTAAAATCTCGTAATATAATGGTAGTAAATATAACAGTAACGATATATTGTTGTATCTTTAGCATTACACTTATTTGAATTATgcagaatttttattttaattttaatgaaaaaaaaaaaatccaaagatCCAAAATCAGTTCAAATTCTCCAGAAAGCCATCCTCCCTCTCGAACGCGATTCCTTCATCCTCCGCTGCCTTTGAAAACCTTGATCCAAATGGCTCCGTGTAGACCAGCAGCCGCTCAACAGGAAGACCGGTGCTCAATTCTGAAACTGATAATGGAGAAGGGCCCGTTGTCGGGCCAAACGGTCACCTTCAAGCCCGAAACCAGTGTCCGAATCGGCCGGATTGTTCGGGGCAACAATGTGTCCATCAAAGACCCGGGGATTTCCTCGAAGCACCTGGTGATTCAGCTGGAAACGAGCTCTGATTCGGGCTGTCGCCGTTGGACTGTGATGGACCTCGGGTCTTCAAACGGCACCGTGTTGAACGACACTCAGGTACAACCTTCTGAACCTGCTGTTCTTTCTGATGGTGACGTGGTGAAGATTGGGGAGACGACGATGATTATGGTAAAATTTGAGAATAATGGGGGTGagagtgagggtgatgatgggAATGGGAGGAGGAATGTGAGGCGGGGCCGGAAGAATCAAGGTGTGGAATTGGAGGTGATTGACGAGGTTTCGGTATTGGGGTTAGAGGGTAATGTTTCGGGAAGTAGATATAATTTGAGGGGTAAACGTGCTAAGGGAAAAGTTGGGATTTTGGGAAGTGAGAGTTTAAATTTGGGAGATGACTGTGGAGCGAAAATTGTCGGAAGGAGGACCCGAGGATCAAAAGCTAAGGTGTTGGTGAATGGTGATTatgaaaatgaagaagaaatgGAGAATATGGGTAGATTGAGttcgaaaaataataaaaattcaagcaAGAAAGAGAAT comes from Primulina huaijiensis isolate GDHJ02 chromosome 2, ASM1229523v2, whole genome shotgun sequence and encodes:
- the LOC140963291 gene encoding FHA domain-containing protein At4g14490-like is translated as MAPCRPAAAQQEDRCSILKLIMEKGPLSGQTVTFKPETSVRIGRIVRGNNVSIKDPGISSKHLVIQLETSSDSGCRRWTVMDLGSSNGTVLNDTQVQPSEPAVLSDGDVVKIGETTMIMVKFENNGGESEGDDGNGRRNVRRGRKNQGVELEVIDEVSVLGLEGNVSGSRYNLRGKRAKGKVGILGSESLNLGDDCGAKIVGRRTRGSKAKVLVNGDYENEEEMENMGRLSSKNNKNSSKKENLDDLGTDTHMSDCEVVELEGKGGRITNVRTRNSKKTDNVLNDLKGIESVGMRVSTRRTRSSRMEESLGEIVVDSVVNDGKRTQKGTKGKRNLTVKATALEVETMKEPKWEHEICEENKGGLETRVDELVEESIKSGAGFASMSGVKECDVSSGKTVVDLENMTLGEWFDFLEVHLPKQIIDATEEMISAMEQNVRKLNEFMLQKKNDK